One Edaphobacter lichenicola DNA window includes the following coding sequences:
- a CDS encoding AlkA N-terminal domain-containing protein translates to MELPDKETCYRALQSRDPRFDGLMYVGVKSTGIYCRPVCPARTAKYENCTFYPSAAAAHEAGYRPCLRCRPETAPELASWRGTSNTVSRALALIADGALDGEGKTVEALAERLGVGERHLRRLFLQHLGASPIAVAQTRRVLFAKHLIHETQMPMTEVAIAAGFSSLRRFNELFQTLFHRPPTALRRRSSASRPTTEAGITLRLRYRPPYDWESMLSFLHARAIPGVEVVEKGCYRRTVEIDGSRGSIAVTHLPQRQSLSVSIQFPAVQSLPAIVARVRRLFDIGADIETIDAHLSHDPHLAPWVALRPGLRAPGGWDGFELAVRAILGQQISVVAARKLAGQLVALHGKPLPKNPSTPPGLTHTFPTAKRIATAKSIGLGMPTARLASLKALAHAAADDPNLFRPLGTIEEVIVKLRTIPGIGDWTAQYIALRAIREMDAFPASDIGLLRGATKLDGAPATPKSLLHRAESWRPWRAYAAQHLWAANTNEIPHTERPNA, encoded by the coding sequence ATGGAACTACCCGACAAAGAGACCTGTTACCGTGCACTCCAGAGCCGTGATCCGCGGTTCGACGGCCTGATGTACGTCGGCGTCAAATCCACCGGAATCTACTGCCGCCCCGTCTGTCCGGCCCGTACGGCAAAATACGAAAACTGCACCTTCTATCCCTCCGCAGCAGCAGCGCACGAGGCCGGCTATCGTCCCTGCCTGCGTTGCCGTCCAGAGACCGCACCCGAATTAGCCTCATGGCGCGGAACCTCCAACACCGTCTCACGCGCGCTCGCACTCATAGCCGACGGTGCCCTCGACGGCGAAGGCAAGACCGTAGAGGCGCTCGCCGAACGTCTAGGCGTCGGCGAGCGTCACTTACGCAGACTCTTCCTTCAGCACCTCGGAGCCTCTCCAATTGCCGTAGCACAGACCCGGCGCGTCCTCTTCGCCAAGCACCTCATCCACGAAACGCAGATGCCCATGACCGAAGTAGCAATCGCGGCGGGCTTCAGCAGCCTGCGCCGCTTCAACGAGCTCTTTCAAACACTCTTCCATCGCCCACCCACTGCCCTCCGGCGAAGGTCCTCCGCAAGCCGCCCAACCACCGAGGCAGGCATCACACTCCGTCTGCGTTATCGCCCACCGTACGACTGGGAGTCCATGCTCAGCTTTCTGCACGCGCGTGCCATCCCCGGCGTCGAAGTAGTCGAGAAAGGATGCTATCGCCGCACCGTTGAGATCGACGGATCGCGTGGAAGCATCGCAGTCACTCACCTCCCGCAGCGACAGAGCCTCAGCGTATCCATTCAATTCCCCGCCGTGCAGTCCCTGCCTGCAATCGTAGCCCGTGTGCGTCGCCTCTTCGACATCGGCGCAGACATCGAGACCATCGACGCGCACCTCTCGCACGATCCGCATCTCGCGCCGTGGGTAGCCCTACGCCCCGGCCTGCGTGCACCAGGCGGCTGGGACGGCTTCGAACTCGCGGTACGCGCAATCCTCGGCCAGCAGATCAGCGTCGTCGCCGCCCGCAAGCTTGCAGGGCAGCTCGTAGCGCTCCACGGCAAGCCGCTCCCAAAGAACCCCAGCACCCCTCCAGGCCTGACCCATACCTTCCCCACGGCGAAGCGCATCGCCACAGCAAAATCAATCGGACTGGGCATGCCAACCGCACGCCTCGCCTCCTTGAAAGCACTCGCGCATGCAGCAGCCGACGACCCCAACCTCTTCCGTCCGCTTGGGACGATCGAAGAGGTCATCGTAAAGCTGCGCACCATTCCCGGCATCGGCGACTGGACCGCGCAATACATCGCCCTCCGCGCAATCCGCGAGATGGACGCCTTCCCCGCATCCGACATCGGCCTGCTGCGAGGAGCAACGAAGCTCGACGGAGCACCCGCAACTCCAAAGTCTCTCCTGCATCGCGCCGAGTCGTGGCGACCGTGGCGCGCCTATGCGGCACAGCATCTCTGGGCCGCCAACACCAACGAAATCCCGCACACCGAGAGACCAAATGCATGA
- the ogt gene encoding methylated-DNA--[protein]-cysteine S-methyltransferase, translating to MHEPLKLLTDQLDTPIGEMILVADHDGNLRAIDWTDHTERLHNLLRRHYGRNGFTLEPANNPSGLTNAIKRYFAGDLTAISTLPVQTAGTPFQREVWRALREIPHGTTTTYGQLAAQIGRPNAVRAVGLANGSNPIGVVVPCHRVIGSNGSLTGYGGGLERKRWLLNHEDTNHQNKEQTASLPLKLT from the coding sequence ATGCATGAACCCCTGAAACTCCTGACAGATCAACTCGACACGCCGATAGGCGAGATGATCCTCGTGGCCGACCATGACGGCAACCTGCGCGCCATCGACTGGACCGATCACACCGAGCGCCTGCACAATCTCCTCCGGCGTCACTATGGCCGCAACGGCTTCACGCTCGAGCCTGCAAACAATCCGTCCGGCCTCACGAACGCGATCAAGCGTTACTTCGCAGGAGATCTCACCGCGATCTCCACGCTCCCGGTGCAAACAGCCGGCACGCCCTTTCAGCGCGAGGTCTGGCGCGCCCTGCGAGAGATCCCCCACGGCACAACCACCACCTACGGACAGCTCGCCGCGCAGATCGGCCGACCGAACGCAGTCCGTGCAGTCGGACTCGCCAACGGCTCCAACCCCATCGGAGTTGTAGTCCCCTGTCACCGCGTCATCGGATCCAACGGCTCCCTCACCGGCTACGGCGGCGGCCTCGAGCGCAAACGCTGGCTCCTCAATCACGAAGACACGAATCATCAAAACAAAGAACAAACCGCAAGCCTTCCCCTCAAACTCACTTGA
- a CDS encoding non-canonical purine NTP pyrophosphatase: MPEPQSPPILYLATTNPGKLRDFAATASSQITLTPLPNLNQIPAPAEDEPTFEGNARLKAIYYSHHAPNEIVIADDSGLEVDALHGAPGVRSARYAEDHHFAPTDSAHLTPDERNNLYLIMNLTDIPLTERSARYHCVLAAARNGHILAIGHGAVEGEILAAPRGTQGFGYDPLFYLPAQQKTMAELDTTTKLTFSHRGRAFAALLNSLRPD; encoded by the coding sequence ATGCCCGAGCCCCAAAGCCCTCCCATCCTCTACCTCGCCACCACCAACCCAGGCAAGCTCCGAGACTTCGCCGCCACAGCCTCGTCGCAGATCACACTCACTCCCTTACCCAACCTCAACCAAATCCCCGCCCCCGCCGAAGACGAGCCCACCTTCGAAGGCAACGCCCGCCTCAAAGCCATCTACTACTCCCACCACGCCCCCAACGAAATCGTCATCGCCGACGACTCCGGCCTTGAAGTCGACGCCCTCCACGGAGCCCCCGGCGTCCGCTCCGCCCGCTACGCCGAAGACCACCACTTCGCCCCAACAGACTCCGCCCATCTCACACCCGACGAGCGCAACAACCTCTACCTCATCATGAACCTCACGGACATCCCCCTCACCGAGCGAAGCGCCCGCTACCACTGCGTCCTCGCCGCCGCACGCAACGGACACATTCTCGCCATCGGCCACGGAGCCGTCGAAGGCGAGATCCTCGCCGCCCCCCGCGGCACCCAGGGCTTCGGCTACGATCCCCTCTTCTACCTCCCCGCCCAGCAAAAAACCATGGCCGAGCTCGACACCACCACCAAGCTCACCTTCAGCCACCGCGGCCGAGCCTTCGCCGCCCTGCTAAACTCGCTGCGCCCAGACTAG